The following coding sequences are from one Thermostaphylospora chromogena window:
- a CDS encoding MerR family transcriptional regulator: MRIGELAALVGVSTRTVRHYHRLGLLPEPQRLPNGYRRYGLRDAVALARIRRLAELGMSLEEIRDVLADDRGRELREVLEELDADLARQQEAIAARRARLGELLAEAELNPDATVSPEMAEVLRVLPAPGSRIAEIDREMLTLADSVAEPAARDRMLDLLRPLLAPATLARGHAFYERMDRLADADPADPRVRELAAEMVAHIPQEVIAELAVHLPVTPSAAGAGTEGEGDRTGSEAQGGPAWLWALLEELSPAQAEVFRQMVTMMRERARW; the protein is encoded by the coding sequence GTGCGAATCGGAGAGCTCGCCGCGCTGGTCGGGGTGTCCACCCGTACCGTGCGCCACTATCACCGTCTGGGGCTGCTGCCCGAGCCGCAGCGGCTGCCCAACGGATACCGGAGGTACGGACTGCGTGATGCCGTGGCACTGGCGCGGATCCGGCGGCTGGCCGAGTTGGGCATGTCGCTGGAGGAGATCCGCGACGTCCTGGCCGACGACCGCGGCCGGGAGCTGCGCGAGGTACTGGAGGAGCTGGACGCCGACCTGGCCCGGCAGCAGGAGGCGATCGCCGCCCGCCGGGCCCGGCTGGGGGAGCTGCTGGCCGAGGCGGAGCTGAACCCCGACGCGACGGTCTCCCCCGAGATGGCGGAGGTGCTGCGCGTCCTGCCCGCGCCGGGATCGAGGATCGCCGAGATCGATCGGGAGATGTTGACCCTGGCGGACTCGGTGGCCGAGCCCGCGGCCCGCGACCGGATGCTCGACCTGCTGCGTCCGCTTCTCGCCCCCGCCACCCTGGCCCGCGGTCATGCCTTCTACGAGCGGATGGACCGGCTCGCCGACGCCGACCCGGCGGATCCGCGGGTGCGCGAACTGGCCGCGGAGATGGTCGCCCACATCCCGCAGGAGGTGATCGCGGAGCTGGCCGTCCACTTGCCTGTCACGCCGTCCGCGGCCGGTGCCGGGACGGAGGGCGAGGGGGACCGGACGGGTTCTGAGGCGCAGGGCGGACCGGCATGGCTGTGGGCGCTGCTGGAGGAGCTGTCTCCCGCCCAGGCGGAGGTGTTCCGGCAGATGGTGACCATGATGAGGGAGCGAGCCCGATGGTGA
- the recX gene encoding recombination regulator RecX, whose translation MDGGAARKTEGRSSGAARSAASRRHPAEAQGPQDASRGDAEVSDGSHGGPAGAAGGTPRRRGSARRRARGGRWAGFDGPVPGSLADQTPDADPEAVARAICLRLLTLAPRTRAQLADALRKRNVPEEAAEAVLSRFTDVGLIDDVAFARAWVSSRHAGRGLARRALAAELRRRGVDDEVVSDALETLAPEEEAETARRLVARKMAATRGLDPTVRTRRLAGMLARKGYSAGLAFRVIREALENEGVDTTDMPEISDD comes from the coding sequence ATGGACGGCGGAGCGGCACGGAAGACCGAGGGACGATCGTCCGGTGCGGCGCGGTCCGCTGCGTCCCGTCGCCACCCCGCTGAGGCGCAGGGCCCCCAGGACGCGAGCAGGGGGGACGCGGAGGTCTCCGACGGGTCGCATGGCGGTCCGGCCGGAGCGGCGGGCGGGACGCCCCGCAGGCGGGGGAGCGCGCGGCGGCGAGCGCGCGGCGGCCGGTGGGCGGGCTTCGACGGGCCGGTTCCCGGATCTCTCGCCGACCAGACGCCGGACGCCGATCCCGAGGCGGTGGCGCGGGCGATATGCCTGAGGTTGCTGACCCTGGCCCCGCGCACCCGAGCCCAGCTCGCCGACGCGTTGCGCAAGCGCAACGTGCCGGAGGAGGCGGCGGAGGCCGTGCTGTCACGTTTCACCGATGTCGGGTTGATCGATGACGTGGCGTTCGCCCGGGCGTGGGTCTCGTCCCGGCACGCCGGGCGCGGACTGGCCCGGCGTGCGCTGGCCGCCGAGCTCCGCAGGCGCGGCGTGGACGACGAGGTGGTGAGCGACGCGCTCGAGACCCTCGCCCCCGAGGAGGAGGCGGAGACCGCCCGCCGGCTCGTGGCCCGCAAGATGGCCGCCACCCGAGGACTCGATCCCACCGTCCGCACCCGCCGCCTGGCCGGCATGCTGGCGCGCAAGGGCTATTCGGCGGGGCTCGCCTTCCGCGTCATCCGCGAGGCGCTGGAGAACGAGGGGGTGGACACCACCGACATGCCCGAGATCTCCGACGACTGA
- the recA gene encoding recombinase RecA, whose product MAANDREKALETALAQIERQFGKGSVMRLGDEARAPIEVIPTGSIALDVALGIGGFPRGRIVEVFGPESSGKTTVALHAVANAQKAGGVAAFIDAEHALDPEYAKKLGVDTDALLVSQPDTGEQALEIADMLIRSGALDIIVIDSVAALVPKAEIEGEMGDSHVGLQARLMSQALRKVAGALNTTGTTAIFINQLREKIGVMFGSPETTTGGKALKFYASIRLDVRRIETLKDGTEPVGNRTRVKVVKNKMAPPFRQADFDILYGVGISREGGLIDMGVEHGFVRKSGAWYTYEGEQLGQGKENARNFLKTHPDIANEIEKKIKEKLGIGPRIDAPAEPSEPVSAAPAAPARSTGRAKAAASAKPGDA is encoded by the coding sequence ATGGCAGCCAACGACCGCGAGAAGGCCCTTGAGACTGCGCTCGCACAGATCGAGCGGCAGTTCGGCAAGGGTTCGGTCATGCGACTGGGGGACGAGGCGCGGGCCCCGATCGAGGTGATCCCCACCGGCTCGATCGCGCTCGATGTGGCGCTCGGCATCGGCGGCTTCCCCCGCGGTCGCATCGTCGAGGTCTTCGGGCCCGAATCGTCGGGTAAGACCACCGTGGCGCTGCACGCCGTGGCCAACGCGCAGAAGGCGGGCGGTGTGGCCGCCTTCATCGACGCCGAGCACGCCCTCGACCCCGAATACGCCAAGAAGCTCGGCGTCGACACCGACGCGCTCCTGGTCTCCCAGCCCGACACCGGCGAGCAGGCCCTGGAGATCGCCGACATGCTGATCCGCTCCGGCGCGCTCGACATCATCGTCATCGACTCGGTGGCCGCGCTGGTGCCCAAGGCCGAGATCGAGGGCGAGATGGGCGACAGCCACGTCGGTCTGCAGGCTCGACTGATGTCCCAGGCCCTGCGCAAGGTCGCCGGCGCCTTGAACACCACCGGCACCACCGCCATCTTCATCAACCAGCTCCGCGAGAAGATCGGCGTGATGTTCGGCTCGCCCGAGACCACGACGGGCGGTAAGGCGCTGAAGTTCTACGCGTCGATACGGCTCGACGTGCGGCGGATCGAGACGCTCAAGGACGGCACCGAGCCGGTCGGCAACCGCACGCGCGTCAAGGTCGTGAAGAACAAGATGGCGCCGCCGTTCCGCCAGGCCGACTTCGACATCCTCTACGGGGTGGGCATCTCCCGCGAGGGCGGGCTCATCGACATGGGGGTGGAGCACGGCTTCGTCCGCAAGTCCGGCGCCTGGTACACCTACGAGGGCGAGCAGCTCGGCCAGGGCAAGGAGAACGCACGGAACTTCCTCAAGACCCACCCCGACATCGCCAACGAGATCGAGAAGAAGATCAAGGAGAAGCTGGGCATCGGCCCGCGCATCGACGCCCCCGCCGAGCCCTCCGAGCCCGTTTCGGCGGCCCCGGCCGCGCCCGCCCGTTCCACGGGCCGAGCCAAGGCGGCGGCGTCCGCCAAGCCGGGCGACGCCTGA
- a CDS encoding DUF3046 domain-containing protein, producing MRLTDFWDRMNRHFGEAYAESWARDFVIAELGGRTVMQALAEGESAKTVWRAVCRVADVDPKLH from the coding sequence ATGCGCCTGACGGATTTCTGGGATCGGATGAACCGCCATTTCGGCGAGGCGTACGCCGAGTCCTGGGCCCGCGACTTCGTGATCGCCGAGCTCGGAGGCCGCACTGTGATGCAGGCGCTCGCCGAGGGCGAGTCGGCCAAGACGGTGTGGCGCGCGGTCTGCCGCGTCGCCGACGTCGACCCGAAGCTGCACTGA